The proteins below are encoded in one region of Lactuca sativa cultivar Salinas chromosome 3, Lsat_Salinas_v11, whole genome shotgun sequence:
- the LOC111877873 gene encoding CASP-like protein 5C3: protein MEEEFPGSIGTSASLALRLGQTLFSVASLLFMCVGVQFYAYTSFCFLVTIKGLMIPWSLTLAMVDAFSVFVKRPSRQVQMVAVIVIGDWILSFLSLAAACSTASVSDFMVTEAGDSFCGGKLCNRYQLSAAMACLSWSLSLASALFNLWLLPSLCSNF, encoded by the exons ATGGAAGAAGAATTTCCAGGTTCAATTGGTACAAGCGCAAGCTTAGCCTTAAGATTGGGGCAAACGCTCTTCTCTGTTGCTTCTCTTCTTTTCATGTGCGTCGGAGTTCAATTCTACGCTTATACTTCTTTCTG TTTCTTGGTGACAATCAAAGGATTAATGATTCCATGGAGTTTAACACTAGCAATGGTGGATGCATTCTCTGTGTTTGTCAAACGTCCATCTCGACAAGTGCAAATGGtggcagttatagttataggCGATTGG ATCCTTTCGTTCTTATCACTAGCAGCTGCATGTTCAACCGCTAGTGTATCAGACTTCATGGTTACAGAAGCTGGTGATTCTTTTTGTGGCGGGAAATTGTGCAACAGGTATCAGTTATCAGCAGCCATGGCTTGCTTGTCTTGGAGTTTGTCTCTGGCCTCTGCTCTTTTTAATCTGTGGCTTCTCCCTTCTTTATGTTCTAATTTTTag